A section of the Acidimicrobiales bacterium genome encodes:
- a CDS encoding YihY/virulence factor BrkB family protein: protein MSSDDILGGVNRRESVVWARRTGKNIFEVGREVAREWKDDRATGVAAEIAFWVVLSIFPALLVVGSVLGSLETFLGDDLAMRAEDRIVTELRDVLGSDSNGIINATEDIFSGTSTGVLTIGLLLAVFTASRGFAAIVRALDIAYDIEAYRSWTHERVTGFVLAFGTLIIGAAVLTMLVVGPLFGAGSDLADDLGLGSWFALAWDWARAPLAFVVLIGWAATIYHIGPLHHTPWRWDLPGAALAALFWLASSVGFGFYVQVSSSGGNAIYGVVGGVLLLLLWVYVLSLGLILGAELNQVLADRHDVRIAGSRSVPASERIAMIRAWWRRRASRRTSVS, encoded by the coding sequence GTGTCATCGGATGACATCCTCGGTGGTGTGAACCGCCGCGAGAGCGTCGTCTGGGCGCGACGAACCGGGAAGAACATCTTCGAGGTCGGCCGAGAGGTCGCCCGCGAATGGAAAGACGATCGCGCGACGGGCGTCGCGGCCGAGATCGCGTTCTGGGTCGTCCTGTCGATCTTCCCGGCACTTCTGGTGGTCGGTTCGGTCCTCGGTTCCCTCGAGACGTTCCTCGGCGACGACCTCGCCATGCGTGCTGAGGACCGCATCGTCACGGAGTTGCGTGACGTCCTCGGCAGCGACTCCAACGGCATCATCAACGCCACCGAGGACATCTTCTCGGGCACGAGCACCGGGGTTCTGACCATCGGACTCCTGCTGGCGGTCTTCACGGCGTCGCGGGGTTTCGCGGCCATCGTGCGGGCGCTCGACATCGCCTACGACATCGAGGCGTACCGGTCGTGGACCCACGAACGCGTCACGGGCTTCGTGCTCGCGTTCGGGACACTCATCATCGGCGCCGCTGTCCTGACGATGCTCGTGGTGGGTCCGCTGTTCGGCGCAGGGTCCGACCTCGCGGACGACCTCGGCCTGGGTAGTTGGTTCGCGCTGGCGTGGGACTGGGCACGCGCGCCGCTCGCGTTCGTCGTTCTCATCGGCTGGGCGGCGACGATCTACCACATCGGACCTCTGCACCACACCCCCTGGCGGTGGGACCTGCCGGGAGCTGCCCTCGCGGCACTGTTCTGGCTGGCGTCGTCGGTCGGCTTCGGGTTCTACGTCCAGGTCAGTTCGAGCGGCGGCAACGCCATCTACGGCGTAGTCGGTGGCGTCCTCCTGTTGTTGTTGTGGGTCTACGTCCTGTCGCTCGGACTGATCCTGGGTGCGGAACTGAACCAGGTTCTCGCGGATCGTCACGACGTCCGGATCGCGGGATCGCGGTCCGTCCCGGCGTCGGAGCGGATCGCCATGATCCGAGCGTGGTGGCGGCGCAGGGCGTCGCGCCGAACTAGCGTTTCCTGA
- a CDS encoding L,D-transpeptidase, producing MVRMRKRVMALFAVILLLAAACSGGSEPELVADPSPTESPTEVVADSTPTPTATEEPTEDATEEPTEEPEETLNNVIFATGSVRQVTAYDEVGGDPVPTDLAMTNPTYFGNQLAFRVVDGEEGDEWVQVLLPTRPNNTLGWVNTEGFSWETNNFRVEVNVTETSVVVYEGDDIVTESLAVVGRPERPTPVVTTYIDEKISNANGAFGSAYGTWIVSLAAFSDTLEWFDGGVPKIALHGTNAPDLVGQRLSSGCVRLPNEIIDLIAENVPVGTRVDIVA from the coding sequence ATGGTGCGAATGCGTAAGCGTGTGATGGCCCTGTTCGCAGTGATCCTGCTGTTGGCTGCCGCCTGCAGCGGCGGAAGCGAGCCCGAACTCGTCGCCGACCCGTCGCCGACGGAATCGCCGACCGAGGTCGTGGCCGACTCGACGCCGACGCCGACGGCCACCGAGGAACCGACCGAAGACGCCACCGAGGAACCCACCGAAGAACCCGAGGAGACCCTCAACAACGTCATCTTCGCCACGGGTTCGGTCCGGCAGGTGACCGCCTACGACGAGGTCGGCGGCGATCCCGTCCCGACGGATCTCGCCATGACCAACCCCACGTACTTCGGCAACCAGCTCGCCTTCCGGGTGGTCGACGGCGAGGAGGGCGACGAGTGGGTGCAGGTGCTCCTACCCACCCGTCCCAACAACACGCTCGGCTGGGTGAACACCGAGGGCTTCAGCTGGGAGACCAACAATTTCCGTGTCGAGGTCAACGTGACCGAGACCAGCGTCGTCGTCTACGAGGGCGACGACATCGTCACCGAGTCGCTCGCCGTGGTGGGCCGTCCCGAGCGGCCCACGCCGGTCGTCACCACCTACATCGACGAGAAGATCTCCAACGCCAACGGGGCGTTCGGTTCCGCCTACGGCACCTGGATCGTGAGTCTCGCGGCATTCTCCGACACCCTCGAGTGGTTCGACGGTGGTGTGCCGAAGATCGCCCTGCACGGGACCAACGCCCCCGACCTCGTCGGTCAGCGACTCTCGTCGGGATGCGTGCGTCTCCCCAACGAGATCATCGACCTCATCGCGGAGAACGTGCCCGTCGGTACCCGCGTCGACATCGTCGCCTGA
- a CDS encoding N-6 DNA methylase, with product MGRSGLGHLSDPLRGLLAELPAHDAAGAAPALLNGLCVALAELSLGVPEVGAPFAAEVDDEIFDLVAPHVVDVIPSQVPWLVVAAHEASLPGEVRHGRGVHATPPEVGIGLCRVLFAHVDRADPPRVVDHSVGAGAFLLAAATVLAEAGVEPDRIVGDLLFGCDVDDTSLSLARWVLAAWALSAGGCVPATASSNLRIGDGLSPGTFAAEAPFDAVVGNPPFLSQLSSTTARSEQERRALSGRFAGAVGGYADTAAAFVAHAVEQVDVGGGIAMIVPESFFATRDAEPVRRRLRSVTAVSAVWAGGRESFAAAVGTCAVIAVRDGAERPVQRLAGPDVRPAGEIAPELLDEPTWSGVLAGMRGVPSVRLTASEATVGDVAEVVAGFRDQYYGLIESVREASEVGGDGAGVVTDRSMASLVTVGMIDPFRLRWGLEEFRFARRRWRQPVVDLDDLADRDPRLSAWYSATLAPKVCVASQTKVIEVAVDAEGTWAATTPVVSAVATDVDVWHLAAALGAPAVTAWSFARAAGSGLSGDAVRVSASLVRSVPLPGDADAWADGAAVLAAIEAGAGPTPGDLAAFAAAMAAAYRCDGDVAHWWTQRLPVR from the coding sequence GTGGGACGGTCGGGACTCGGTCACCTGAGCGATCCGCTCCGCGGACTACTCGCGGAGCTTCCAGCTCACGACGCCGCGGGCGCTGCGCCCGCACTGCTGAACGGCCTTTGTGTCGCCCTGGCGGAGCTGTCCCTGGGCGTCCCTGAAGTGGGGGCGCCATTCGCAGCGGAGGTCGATGACGAAATCTTCGACCTGGTCGCGCCCCATGTCGTCGACGTGATCCCCTCGCAGGTGCCGTGGCTGGTCGTCGCCGCCCACGAAGCGTCATTACCGGGGGAGGTGCGTCACGGCCGCGGCGTCCATGCGACGCCGCCCGAGGTGGGAATCGGTCTGTGTCGGGTGCTCTTCGCCCACGTCGACCGCGCCGACCCGCCGCGTGTCGTAGACCACTCCGTCGGTGCCGGAGCCTTCCTTCTCGCCGCTGCGACCGTCCTCGCCGAGGCCGGCGTGGAACCCGACCGGATCGTCGGCGACCTGTTGTTCGGCTGCGACGTGGACGACACGTCGCTGTCGCTGGCCCGCTGGGTGCTCGCTGCATGGGCTCTGAGTGCCGGAGGCTGTGTGCCCGCAACGGCGTCGTCGAATCTGCGGATCGGCGACGGTCTGTCTCCGGGGACCTTCGCTGCGGAGGCCCCCTTCGACGCTGTCGTCGGAAACCCGCCGTTCCTCTCGCAGCTCTCCTCGACGACGGCGCGCAGCGAGCAGGAACGCCGTGCGTTGTCTGGTCGCTTCGCCGGGGCCGTGGGCGGCTACGCGGACACGGCGGCGGCCTTCGTCGCGCATGCCGTGGAGCAGGTGGACGTCGGCGGGGGGATCGCGATGATCGTCCCCGAGTCCTTCTTCGCCACCCGGGACGCAGAGCCGGTGAGGCGGCGCCTGCGGAGCGTCACCGCGGTGAGTGCCGTCTGGGCGGGAGGCAGGGAGTCGTTCGCGGCGGCGGTCGGCACATGTGCGGTCATTGCCGTACGCGACGGGGCGGAGCGCCCGGTGCAGCGACTGGCGGGGCCTGATGTGCGACCGGCCGGGGAGATCGCCCCCGAACTTCTCGACGAGCCGACGTGGAGCGGCGTACTCGCCGGGATGCGGGGGGTGCCTTCGGTACGCCTGACGGCATCGGAGGCAACCGTCGGTGATGTCGCCGAGGTCGTGGCGGGGTTCCGTGACCAGTACTACGGGCTGATCGAGTCCGTCCGGGAAGCTTCCGAGGTCGGTGGTGACGGCGCGGGGGTCGTCACGGACCGGTCGATGGCGTCGCTGGTCACGGTGGGCATGATCGACCCGTTCAGGCTGCGGTGGGGACTCGAGGAGTTCCGATTCGCACGGCGTCGCTGGCGACAGCCGGTGGTGGACCTCGACGATCTGGCCGATCGCGACCCGCGGCTGTCGGCCTGGTACTCGGCGACCCTGGCACCGAAGGTGTGCGTCGCCAGCCAGACGAAGGTCATCGAGGTGGCCGTCGACGCCGAGGGCACGTGGGCCGCCACGACGCCCGTCGTGTCCGCGGTGGCGACAGACGTCGACGTCTGGCACCTGGCGGCCGCGCTGGGCGCCCCGGCTGTCACGGCCTGGTCCTTCGCCCGTGCGGCGGGTTCGGGGCTGTCCGGTGACGCAGTGCGTGTCTCCGCGTCGCTCGTCCGTTCCGTACCGCTGCCCGGTGACGCTGACGCGTGGGCCGACGGGGCCGCGGTGCTCGCCGCCATCGAAGCCGGCGCCGGGCCGACGCCCGGGGACCTCGCTGCGTTCGCGGCGGCTATGGCCGCGGCTTACCGCTGCGACGGGGACGTTGCACACTGGTGGACGCAGCGCCTGCCGGTGCGCTGA
- a CDS encoding DEAD/DEAH box helicase encodes MTDSFRDLGVDTTIADALEAKGIATPFPIQRMTIPDSLAGRDVCGRAKTGSGKTLAFGIPLVQRATPAEARRPTGIVLVPTRELALQVYGELKPLAATRDLTVVAIYGGASMEDQITALAKSASIVVATPGRLIDLVERKEVSLAAVDKVVVDEADRMADMGFLPQVEWLLRQIDGRHQTLLFSATLDGVVSGLIRRYQTDPAMHELDASAPTVEQLHHRFITVHEMDKVKVAAEIARASKRTIIFVRTKFRCDKVAERISALGVDAQAIHGDLRQTAREKVLNKFTKGDLPVLVATDVAARGIHVDDVETVIHYDPPDDHKSYLHRSGRTARAGDTGVAVTLVLWNEELDVKRLQSRLGLDLPLVEMFSNDERLKDLVAWDGRDSVT; translated from the coding sequence GTGACTGATTCCTTCCGCGATCTCGGCGTCGACACCACGATCGCGGATGCCCTCGAAGCAAAGGGCATCGCGACACCGTTTCCGATCCAGCGCATGACGATCCCCGACTCGCTGGCCGGTCGGGACGTATGTGGCCGGGCGAAGACCGGCTCGGGTAAGACGCTCGCATTCGGGATACCCCTCGTTCAACGCGCCACCCCTGCCGAGGCGCGCCGCCCGACCGGCATCGTCCTGGTGCCCACCCGTGAGCTCGCCCTGCAGGTGTACGGCGAGCTGAAGCCCCTGGCTGCCACGCGTGACCTCACCGTCGTCGCCATCTACGGCGGCGCCAGCATGGAGGACCAGATCACGGCCCTGGCCAAGTCGGCGTCCATCGTCGTCGCCACCCCGGGTCGCCTGATCGACCTCGTGGAACGCAAGGAGGTCTCGCTCGCAGCGGTCGACAAGGTCGTCGTGGACGAGGCCGACCGCATGGCCGACATGGGCTTCCTGCCCCAGGTCGAGTGGCTGTTGCGCCAGATCGACGGCCGCCACCAGACCCTGTTGTTCTCGGCCACGCTCGACGGCGTCGTGAGCGGCCTGATCCGCCGCTATCAGACCGACCCTGCGATGCACGAGCTCGACGCCTCGGCGCCGACGGTGGAGCAGCTGCACCACCGTTTCATCACCGTCCACGAGATGGACAAGGTGAAGGTGGCCGCGGAGATCGCCCGTGCCTCCAAGCGCACGATCATCTTCGTCCGCACGAAGTTCCGCTGCGACAAGGTCGCCGAGCGGATCAGCGCACTCGGTGTCGACGCGCAGGCCATCCACGGCGATCTTCGCCAGACGGCCCGCGAGAAGGTGCTGAACAAGTTCACGAAGGGCGATCTCCCCGTGCTGGTGGCCACTGACGTCGCCGCCCGCGGGATCCACGTGGACGACGTCGAGACGGTCATCCACTACGACCCACCTGACGACCACAAGTCGTACCTGCACCGTTCGGGCCGCACGGCCCGCGCCGGCGACACCGGCGTCGCGGTGACGCTGGTCCTGTGGAACGAGGAGCTCGACGTGAAGCGGCTCCAGTCCCGTCTCGGCCTGGATCTGCCGCTCGTCGAGATGTTCTCCAACGACGAGCGACTGAAGGATCTGGTCGCGTGGGACGGTCGGGACTCGGTCACCTGA
- a CDS encoding MBL fold metallo-hydrolase translates to MSSLTQLATGVYAWIAEGGAGAPNAGVVVDEDGLTIVDTLLSPAQAVEFATACAALERPIRRVVLTSSHIAHVGGTSAFPLPAIYGSEQISAHLDQPPNVEGCQALYPAHAAELTGIETRPVTHLVTEAAWITPSAVAAPLHAQSAQNLIVQVPDARVVFAGAVATFASTPLMHDADPAAWLASLDQILEWGTTIVPGHGPVGGEPEVRTLQGYLRACVEADGDPGAIASGPWDSWPDRHYDAVNVERAALLRDGDHSPPPSFLRLLGIR, encoded by the coding sequence GTGTCATCTCTGACCCAGCTCGCCACCGGCGTGTACGCGTGGATTGCGGAGGGCGGAGCAGGTGCCCCCAACGCCGGCGTGGTCGTCGACGAGGACGGGTTGACCATCGTCGACACGCTCCTGTCGCCCGCGCAGGCGGTCGAGTTCGCCACGGCGTGCGCGGCCCTCGAGCGGCCGATCCGACGGGTCGTGCTGACGAGCAGCCACATCGCCCACGTCGGCGGGACTTCGGCGTTTCCGCTGCCTGCCATCTACGGGAGCGAACAGATCAGCGCCCACCTGGATCAGCCACCCAACGTCGAGGGTTGCCAGGCGCTGTACCCCGCGCATGCCGCCGAGCTCACCGGGATCGAGACGCGTCCAGTCACCCATCTCGTCACGGAAGCCGCGTGGATCACACCGAGCGCCGTCGCGGCACCGCTGCACGCCCAGTCGGCCCAGAACCTCATCGTGCAGGTGCCCGACGCCCGGGTGGTGTTCGCCGGAGCCGTTGCGACGTTCGCCTCGACGCCGTTGATGCACGATGCGGACCCGGCCGCCTGGCTCGCTTCGCTGGACCAGATCCTCGAATGGGGAACCACCATCGTGCCCGGTCACGGCCCGGTCGGCGGCGAGCCCGAGGTTCGGACACTGCAGGGGTATCTGCGTGCCTGCGTCGAGGCCGACGGTGATCCGGGCGCGATCGCGTCCGGCCCGTGGGACTCGTGGCCCGATCGCCACTACGACGCCGTCAACGTCGAACGCGCTGCACTGTTGCGTGACGGCGACCATTCCCCACCCCCGTCGTTCCTGCGCCTGTTGGGGATCCGATGA
- a CDS encoding adenylate/guanylate cyclase domain-containing protein yields the protein MDNEVEAYLGRVERTFAFIDLSGFTRFTSIEGDERAVMLLALFRRCVRESAARRSVRIAKWLGDGAMLVGSEADRVALTALEVAEFVNRSSPLPLRGGIATGPVILFEGDDYIGDAVNLAARLADVAGPGEVVSDQRTSDVACGVVTCDPLGLVPVEGLATPVRVYRLHLGSGVAGVSGDAP from the coding sequence GTGGACAACGAGGTGGAGGCCTACCTGGGCCGGGTCGAGCGGACGTTCGCCTTCATCGACCTCTCCGGGTTCACCCGGTTCACCTCTATCGAGGGTGACGAACGGGCGGTGATGCTGCTGGCGTTGTTCCGGCGGTGCGTGCGGGAGTCGGCGGCCCGCCGCAGTGTCCGGATCGCCAAGTGGCTCGGCGACGGAGCGATGCTCGTGGGATCCGAGGCAGACCGGGTGGCGCTGACCGCCCTCGAGGTGGCGGAGTTCGTGAACCGGTCGAGTCCCCTTCCCCTGCGCGGAGGTATCGCCACGGGTCCTGTCATCTTGTTCGAGGGCGACGACTACATCGGCGATGCCGTGAATCTCGCCGCCCGCCTGGCCGACGTGGCGGGCCCGGGCGAGGTGGTGAGCGATCAGCGCACCTCGGACGTGGCGTGTGGGGTCGTGACGTGTGATCCGCTCGGACTGGTCCCCGTCGAGGGCCTGGCGACGCCTGTGCGGGTGTATCGGCTCCACCTGGGGTCCGGCGTGGCGGGAGTGTCCGGCGACGCACCCTGA
- a CDS encoding glucosyl-3-phosphoglycerate synthase produces MTSADNELPGVPDDGIRVVPVDAVTTEIVAAAKGAMTVAVCLPARDEASTIGAICEEIRSSLMSPAATIVDELVVIDDQSSDSTAAVAADAGARVVSVSDVLAGEGPGRGKGNVLWKSVAATDADLIVFCDADLHSFGPHYITRLVGPLVLDESVQLVKGFYERLLGGQPGEGGRTTELVARPTLSLMFPRLATVQQPLGGEYALRRTAAERLPFVEGYGVDIALLIDTDRRWGTGAIVQVDLGERAHRNRPLHELSVQAAEILHTVLARAGVVDEPGWSRVLIRPGRTPVEIDVSERRPLLDVDEYVAGRPSAAGSRP; encoded by the coding sequence ATGACGTCTGCGGACAACGAACTGCCAGGAGTCCCCGACGACGGCATCCGCGTCGTCCCCGTCGACGCCGTGACCACCGAGATCGTCGCCGCGGCCAAGGGCGCCATGACGGTGGCGGTGTGCCTCCCCGCCCGCGACGAGGCGTCGACCATCGGGGCGATCTGCGAGGAGATCCGTAGTTCGCTCATGTCCCCGGCCGCCACGATCGTCGACGAGCTCGTCGTCATCGACGACCAGTCGTCGGACTCGACCGCGGCCGTGGCCGCCGATGCGGGGGCGCGCGTCGTGTCGGTCTCCGACGTCCTCGCAGGTGAAGGCCCGGGGCGCGGCAAGGGAAACGTCCTGTGGAAGAGCGTGGCGGCAACCGACGCGGACCTGATCGTGTTCTGTGACGCGGACCTGCACTCGTTCGGCCCGCACTACATCACCCGCCTCGTGGGCCCTCTCGTGCTCGACGAATCCGTCCAGTTGGTGAAGGGCTTCTACGAGCGACTCCTCGGTGGACAGCCGGGCGAGGGCGGCCGCACGACCGAACTCGTCGCCCGACCAACGTTGTCGCTGATGTTCCCCCGTCTGGCGACGGTGCAGCAGCCGCTCGGCGGTGAGTATGCGCTGCGGCGCACCGCCGCTGAACGCCTGCCGTTCGTCGAGGGATACGGGGTGGACATCGCGTTGCTGATCGACACCGATCGGCGCTGGGGAACCGGAGCGATCGTGCAGGTCGACCTCGGCGAGCGCGCCCACCGCAACCGGCCGCTGCACGAACTGTCGGTCCAGGCCGCCGAGATCCTCCACACGGTTCTGGCGCGGGCGGGCGTCGTCGACGAGCCGGGCTGGTCACGGGTGCTGATCCGACCAGGGCGGACGCCCGTCGAGATCGACGTCAGCGAGCGCCGGCCGCTGCTCGACGTCGATGAGTACGTTGCGGGTCGCCCCAGTGCCGCCGGCTCACGGCCCTGA